A genomic region of Desulfosarcina ovata subsp. ovata contains the following coding sequences:
- the nikC gene encoding nickel transporter permease, which yields MFGILAIVNGLIEMIHRFIQDKLALVGLGILFFLSMTAIMAPVFSPYDPLELNLGARLLPPSINHPMGTDAVGRDMLSRIIYGTRISLVIAAVVVFFETLIGLIVGTAAGYFGKLVDELLMRLVDILLAFPGIILSLAIVGIRGASPMNLIVALSSVGWGKYARLFRGTILAVKEEPFIESARAIGCGKLRIACCHMLPNIVSPIIVLATMNMGTIIISTAGLSFIGLGIQAPTPEWGVMLNEAKPFMETYPHLMIFPGLMIMVTVMAFNFLGDGLRDLFDLSIQKIGT from the coding sequence GTGTTCGGCATCTTGGCAATCGTTAACGGTTTAATAGAAATGATTCATCGATTCATTCAGGACAAATTGGCATTGGTAGGCTTAGGGATACTGTTCTTTCTCTCAATGACGGCAATTATGGCGCCAGTCTTCTCTCCCTATGATCCATTGGAATTGAATCTGGGCGCGCGATTGTTACCGCCAAGCATCAACCATCCCATGGGAACGGACGCGGTGGGCCGGGACATGCTGAGCCGAATCATATATGGGACCAGAATATCGTTGGTGATCGCAGCAGTTGTTGTCTTTTTTGAGACGTTGATTGGCTTGATCGTGGGCACTGCCGCCGGCTATTTCGGAAAGCTGGTTGATGAACTATTAATGCGGCTCGTCGACATCTTGCTGGCCTTTCCGGGTATCATCTTGTCCTTGGCCATCGTTGGAATTCGGGGCGCGTCACCAATGAATTTGATTGTCGCACTATCGTCGGTCGGCTGGGGAAAGTACGCCAGGCTCTTTCGCGGGACGATCCTCGCCGTGAAAGAAGAGCCGTTCATCGAATCCGCCAGGGCCATCGGATGCGGTAAGTTGCGAATTGCATGCTGCCATATGCTGCCAAATATCGTTTCGCCGATTATCGTACTGGCGACCATGAATATGGGGACCATTATCATCTCTACCGCCGGACTCAGCTTCATCGGCCTGGGGATTCAAGCACCGACACCGGAATGGGGCGTCATGCTCAATGAGGCAAAGCCATTCATGGAAACATATCCTCACTTGATGATTTTCCCCGGCCTGATGATCATGGTTACCGTGATGGCCTTCAATTTTCTTGGCGACGGTCTTCGCGATCTTTTTGACCTCAGCATACAGAAGATTGGCACTTAA
- a CDS encoding ABC transporter ATP-binding protein, with the protein MALNSMVIFCDINNLNVSLPTASGVVQASRDVSLTIGKGEAHCIAGESGCGKTIVALAIMRLLPKNAITRGKIIFNGTNLFHLSEKEMRDIRGNHIAMVFEQPQSCFNPVYTVGDQLSEAVRIHERCSSSAAREKAITLMTQVNIPDPRKRYDQYPHEYSGGMVQRAMIAMAMALKPALLIADEPTTALDVTTRSHVVSLIKTFVAEFNTALLLITHDLGLAFQLCENISIMYAGRIVESGQIEDIQKMPQHPYTQALMHAFSNDASAPIGGMAPELTKLPTGCPFHPRCKNRMRICHEVEPQVKNGVRCHL; encoded by the coding sequence TTGGCACTTAATAGCATGGTCATCTTTTGTGATATCAACAATTTGAATGTGAGCCTGCCGACGGCTTCCGGCGTTGTACAGGCATCACGCGATGTATCCCTGACAATAGGAAAGGGGGAAGCCCACTGTATCGCCGGAGAATCCGGCTGTGGAAAAACCATCGTCGCCCTTGCCATCATGCGGTTGCTTCCGAAAAATGCAATAACCCGTGGCAAAATTATCTTTAACGGCACGAATCTTTTTCATCTATCTGAAAAGGAAATGCGTGATATTCGGGGCAATCACATCGCCATGGTTTTCGAACAACCCCAGAGCTGTTTCAACCCGGTCTATACGGTGGGAGATCAACTGTCTGAAGCGGTGAGAATCCATGAGCGGTGTTCATCATCCGCGGCACGTGAGAAGGCGATCACGCTGATGACCCAGGTGAATATACCGGACCCTCGAAAACGATATGACCAATATCCGCATGAATACAGCGGTGGTATGGTGCAGCGCGCGATGATCGCGATGGCGATGGCCCTGAAACCGGCACTGCTCATCGCCGATGAACCGACGACCGCGCTCGATGTCACTACCCGGTCGCATGTTGTATCGCTGATCAAAACGTTCGTCGCTGAGTTCAACACTGCGCTTCTGCTGATCACCCACGACCTGGGGCTGGCGTTCCAACTGTGTGAGAACATCTCAATCATGTATGCGGGGAGAATCGTGGAAAGCGGTCAGATCGAAGATATTCAAAAAATGCCCCAGCACCCTTACACCCAGGCGCTGATGCATGCCTTTTCAAATGACGCATCCGCCCCCATCGGGGGCATGGCTCCCGAATTGACAAAATTGCCGACCGGATGTCCGTTTCATCCACGCTGTAAAAACAGGATGCGCATCTGCCATGAAGTGGAACCGCAGGTAAAAAATGGAGTCAGGTGCCATCTATGA
- a CDS encoding ATP-binding cassette domain-containing protein, translating into MIEPVIEVINLKKDFQGGLFRNKKVSAVDGVSFRIKRGEALGLLGESGSGKSTLGRCLLRLIDPTAGEIYFKGKNILAMNGDFRPFRKRMQIIFQDADGALNPRMTVKDLLLEPLKVHRQLNGRAQETAAALMAQVNLPADLLGRYPNALSGGQRQRIAISRAISIKPEFIVADEAIASLDLIGQAQVMALFNRLKAEQQTTFLIISHSLRFIRQTTDAVAVMFTGKLVEIGKTTDILNHPAHPYTQALLSSTNTKLETQS; encoded by the coding sequence ATGATTGAACCTGTTATTGAAGTCATCAACCTGAAAAAGGATTTCCAAGGCGGCCTGTTCCGCAACAAAAAGGTAAGCGCCGTGGATGGGGTATCATTTCGGATCAAAAGAGGAGAGGCCCTGGGCCTTTTGGGCGAAAGCGGCAGTGGCAAATCCACTCTGGGCCGATGCCTGCTTCGATTAATCGATCCGACGGCCGGTGAAATCTATTTTAAAGGGAAAAATATCTTGGCCATGAACGGCGATTTCCGCCCCTTTCGCAAGCGGATGCAGATTATCTTCCAAGACGCCGATGGCGCTTTAAATCCCAGAATGACGGTAAAGGATCTTCTCCTGGAGCCCTTGAAAGTACACAGGCAGCTAAATGGACGGGCGCAGGAAACCGCCGCTGCGTTGATGGCACAGGTAAACCTGCCCGCCGACTTGCTTGGTCGCTATCCCAACGCGCTCTCCGGCGGACAGCGGCAGAGAATCGCGATCTCACGGGCAATCAGTATCAAACCGGAATTTATCGTCGCTGACGAAGCGATCGCCTCCCTGGATCTCATCGGACAAGCGCAGGTCATGGCGCTCTTCAATCGCCTTAAAGCAGAGCAGCAAACCACTTTTCTCATTATATCGCACAGTCTTCGTTTCATTCGTCAAACAACGGATGCAGTGGCGGTCATGTTCACCGGAAAATTGGTTGAAATCGGAAAAACGACGGATATCCTGAACCATCCAGCCCATCCGTATACACAGGCTCTTTTATCGTCAACAAACACAAAGTTGGAGACACAATCATGA